The Fluviicola sp. genome contains a region encoding:
- the nuoL gene encoding NADH-quinone oxidoreductase subunit L, whose protein sequence is MSVSQLLPLILLLPLIGAFINGTIGKSLSKVMVGAIGTGVMAISFVFAVMAFMQVQHSEPVTVHLFTMIKTSSFSLNARLFADNLSLWMTLIVTGIGTLIHLFSMGYMKHDAGYYKFFVYLNLFIFAMLTLVLGSNYFMLFFGWEGVGICSYLLIGFWYQDFKNTLAARKAFIMNRIGDLGLLVGLFLILGKFGTLEYAEVAKAVMTEGFEISEMLIFGITICLFIGATGKSAQIPLFTWLPDAMAGPTPVSALIHAATMVTAGIFLTVRSNFLYELEGAHVVKEIIMYVGLATSIIAAFIAMRQNDIKKVLAYSTVSQLGMLFVALGMGAYTAAMFHVTTHAFFKALLFLGSGSVIHAMSDEQDIRKMGGLRKKIPVTHVTFLIGTLAISGIPLLSGFYSKDEIIGHAFGDNKFVFGALMFSSALTAIYMFRLYFVTFFGKFRGTHEQEHHLHEGPASMTLPLIILAILSVFGGLLNLPGVFLHKGTHWLSHYYAHNVAGPGVAVGEHGDSSMTLILMCIAGAMAVIIAGITYTVYVTKNSIPKEDDQLKGWEKASAMKLYFDEIYDFLFVKPVLWISEKGAHYFEGAFLHRGVVTIGKVIGKSGDLVRKIQTGRTDNYLLWMVFGIIGLIVYYIIYYKN, encoded by the coding sequence ATGTCGGTATCACAATTACTGCCTTTGATTCTTTTGCTTCCATTAATTGGGGCTTTTATTAACGGTACAATCGGAAAATCACTTTCAAAAGTGATGGTAGGAGCTATCGGGACCGGTGTTATGGCGATTTCGTTTGTTTTTGCTGTAATGGCTTTTATGCAAGTTCAGCACAGCGAGCCGGTAACCGTTCATTTGTTCACGATGATCAAAACAAGTTCATTCTCTCTGAATGCGCGTTTGTTTGCAGATAACTTGTCCCTTTGGATGACTTTGATCGTAACAGGGATCGGAACATTGATCCACTTGTTCTCAATGGGTTATATGAAGCACGATGCGGGATATTACAAATTCTTTGTTTACCTGAATCTCTTCATCTTCGCCATGTTGACCCTGGTATTGGGAAGCAACTACTTTATGCTGTTCTTCGGATGGGAAGGTGTAGGAATCTGCTCATACCTGTTGATCGGTTTCTGGTACCAGGATTTCAAAAACACACTGGCTGCACGAAAAGCATTCATCATGAACCGTATCGGGGATTTGGGACTTTTGGTCGGATTGTTCTTAATCCTTGGAAAATTCGGAACCCTGGAATATGCTGAAGTTGCGAAAGCGGTGATGACGGAAGGATTTGAGATTTCTGAAATGCTGATCTTCGGAATCACGATCTGTTTGTTCATCGGTGCAACCGGGAAATCGGCTCAGATTCCATTGTTTACGTGGTTACCGGATGCGATGGCGGGACCAACTCCGGTTTCTGCATTGATCCACGCGGCTACGATGGTAACAGCAGGTATTTTCTTAACCGTTCGTTCCAACTTCCTGTATGAACTGGAAGGTGCGCATGTGGTGAAAGAAATTATCATGTACGTGGGTCTGGCAACTTCGATCATTGCGGCATTCATTGCAATGCGCCAGAACGACATCAAAAAAGTATTGGCTTATTCAACCGTTTCCCAGTTGGGAATGTTGTTCGTGGCCCTGGGAATGGGAGCTTACACGGCTGCGATGTTTCACGTTACCACTCACGCATTCTTCAAAGCTTTGTTGTTCCTGGGTTCAGGAAGTGTGATCCACGCCATGTCTGACGAACAGGACATCCGCAAAATGGGAGGTCTTCGCAAGAAAATTCCGGTTACGCACGTTACATTCCTGATCGGAACACTGGCAATTTCAGGTATTCCGTTGTTATCAGGGTTCTACTCGAAAGATGAGATTATCGGTCATGCTTTCGGTGACAATAAGTTTGTATTCGGAGCATTGATGTTCAGTTCTGCATTGACAGCAATCTATATGTTCCGTTTGTATTTCGTGACTTTCTTCGGGAAATTCAGAGGAACACACGAGCAGGAACACCATTTGCATGAAGGGCCTGCGTCTATGACATTGCCTCTGATCATTTTGGCTATTCTTTCTGTTTTCGGTGGATTACTGAACTTACCGGGAGTTTTCCTTCATAAAGGAACACATTGGTTGTCGCATTACTATGCGCACAACGTGGCAGGTCCGGGAGTAGCTGTTGGTGAGCACGGTGATTCATCCATGACATTGATCTTAATGTGTATTGCAGGAGCAATGGCAGTAATTATTGCCGGGATTACTTACACGGTTTATGTCACCAAGAACAGCATTCCGAAAGAAGATGACCAATTGAAAGGTTGGGAGAAAGCTTCTGCCATGAAATTATACTTCGACGAGATCTACGATTTCTTATTCGTAAAACCGGTTCTTTGGATTTCTGAAAAAGGAGCACATTACTTCGAAGGCGCATTCCTTCACCGCGGAGTAGTAACTATCGGGAAAGTGATTGGTAAATCAGGTGATTTGGTTCGCAAGATCCAGACAGGAAGAACCGATAACTACCTATTGTGGATGGTTTTCGGAATCATCGGGTTGATCGTTTATTACATTATCTATTATAAAAACTAA
- a CDS encoding NADH-quinone oxidoreductase subunit M, whose product MALLLFILPVFFALSVLIVPKQGVRAYGIIGSLAVLGVVIACMMQYNNDGTVQLFAHQPWLAGITISFGYDGISLLMLLLTAVLVPLILVSNFKNELAENRLFTSMVFFMQLGLIGVFVSMDGLWFYVFWEITLIPIFLISWWFGAPERKAALMKFFIYTFVGSLAMLAALIGIKVNAPSFYIEDLKAVVFTSKTACWLALGFFFAFAVKIPVFPFHTWQPDTYTKSPMAGTMLLSGIMLKMALYGMIRWMIPLFPEAVHCLQWPVIILATIGVVYGAVIAIKQKDMKRVFAFASMSHVGLIAAAIMVWDFDALSGSMVQIVNHGLVAVGLFLAVEIIERRTGTRNLADLGGFAKQAPKFAFWFAALAFASVSVPLTSGFIGEFLMLKGLVQFDMIIGIIAGTTLILGAVYTFRAYQLSMYGPVTREQFADLHWSELVVLAIIIIAVVVLGVYPALITDFVNPSLKIVLQTLSTPSGL is encoded by the coding sequence GTGGCACTACTTTTATTTATACTACCAGTTTTCTTTGCGTTATCGGTATTGATTGTTCCGAAACAAGGAGTTCGGGCATACGGAATTATCGGTTCGCTTGCCGTGTTAGGGGTTGTGATAGCATGTATGATGCAGTACAACAACGATGGAACAGTGCAGTTGTTTGCACATCAGCCGTGGCTTGCAGGAATTACTATCAGCTTCGGATACGATGGAATTTCCTTATTGATGTTGTTATTGACAGCAGTATTGGTTCCGTTGATCCTGGTTTCAAACTTCAAAAATGAATTGGCGGAGAACCGTTTATTCACCAGCATGGTTTTCTTCATGCAATTGGGATTAATCGGTGTATTCGTTTCAATGGACGGATTGTGGTTCTACGTTTTCTGGGAAATCACATTGATTCCGATTTTCCTGATTTCCTGGTGGTTCGGAGCCCCGGAAAGAAAAGCGGCATTGATGAAATTCTTCATCTACACATTCGTAGGATCTTTGGCAATGCTGGCTGCATTGATCGGAATTAAAGTAAATGCACCTTCTTTCTACATAGAAGATTTGAAAGCAGTGGTGTTCACATCGAAAACAGCTTGTTGGCTGGCGTTAGGTTTCTTCTTTGCGTTTGCGGTGAAGATCCCGGTTTTCCCGTTCCACACGTGGCAGCCCGACACATATACGAAATCACCGATGGCAGGTACCATGCTTCTTTCGGGTATTATGCTGAAAATGGCATTGTACGGAATGATCCGCTGGATGATTCCATTATTCCCGGAAGCGGTTCATTGTCTTCAGTGGCCGGTAATTATTCTGGCAACAATCGGAGTAGTTTACGGTGCTGTAATCGCCATCAAACAAAAAGATATGAAGCGCGTATTTGCATTTGCTTCCATGTCTCACGTTGGATTGATCGCCGCTGCAATTATGGTTTGGGACTTTGACGCATTGTCCGGAAGCATGGTGCAGATCGTCAACCACGGATTGGTAGCAGTAGGATTGTTCTTAGCGGTAGAAATTATCGAACGCAGAACAGGAACCAGAAACCTGGCTGATTTGGGAGGATTTGCAAAACAAGCTCCGAAATTTGCGTTCTGGTTTGCAGCCTTGGCTTTTGCTTCCGTTTCGGTTCCGTTAACAAGTGGTTTCATCGGGGAATTCCTGATGTTGAAAGGATTGGTGCAGTTTGATATGATCATCGGAATTATTGCCGGAACAACCCTGATCCTCGGAGCGGTTTACACCTTCAGAGCTTACCAGTTGAGCATGTATGGTCCGGTTACCAGAGAACAATTTGCAGATTTACATTGGTCTGAGTTGGTTGTATTGGCAATCATCATCATTGCAGTAGTAGTCCTGGGAGTTTATCCTGCTTTGATTACGGATTTCGTGAATCCGAGTTTAAAAATAGTATTACAAACACTTTCAACACCTTCAGGTTTATAA
- a CDS encoding NAD(P)H-dependent oxidoreductase subunit E, giving the protein MSISVTHNYTDQPEPEFSAEKLLEVQRFISMYPEGKQKSALMRILHLAEEEFGGWLSVPTMNYVARLLNIQPIEVYEVATFYTMFNIEKPGKVVLEVCRTGPCMLVGSDQIIEYIENKLDIKVGQTSADGMFTLKTAECLGACGYGPMLQCGKHYHEHLTPAKVDELLDTLRKEHSEK; this is encoded by the coding sequence ATGAGTATATCAGTTACACATAATTATACAGATCAGCCTGAACCGGAGTTTAGCGCTGAAAAATTGTTGGAAGTACAACGCTTCATCAGCATGTATCCGGAAGGAAAACAGAAAAGTGCGTTGATGCGTATTCTTCATTTGGCAGAAGAAGAGTTCGGAGGCTGGTTAAGCGTTCCGACCATGAATTACGTTGCCCGCTTGTTGAATATCCAACCGATCGAAGTATACGAAGTAGCCACTTTCTATACCATGTTTAACATTGAAAAACCTGGGAAAGTTGTTTTGGAAGTGTGCAGAACGGGGCCATGTATGTTGGTTGGTTCGGATCAGATCATCGAATACATCGAGAACAAATTAGATATCAAAGTTGGCCAGACTTCAGCAGACGGAATGTTTACATTGAAAACTGCCGAATGTTTGGGAGCTTGTGGTTACGGGCCGATGCTGCAATGCGGAAAGCACTACCACGAACATTTGACTCCTGCGAAAGTAGACGAGTTATTGGACACCTTGCGTAAAGAACATTCAGAGAAATAG
- the nuoK gene encoding NADH-quinone oxidoreductase subunit NuoK yields MLLATLFESGVKIEHYMVLATALFVIGVFGVLYRKNAIILLMCIELMLNAVNLLLVAFSTYFGQADGQLFVFFIMVVAAAEATVGLSILVLLYRNTRSTDIRLFNKLKN; encoded by the coding sequence ATGTTATTAGCGACATTATTTGAATCAGGTGTAAAGATCGAGCACTACATGGTCCTTGCTACGGCATTGTTCGTGATAGGTGTATTCGGGGTGCTTTACAGAAAAAATGCGATCATTTTGTTGATGTGCATTGAATTAATGCTCAACGCGGTGAATTTATTACTCGTAGCGTTCTCCACGTATTTCGGGCAGGCAGACGGACAACTTTTCGTATTCTTCATCATGGTCGTTGCGGCCGCTGAAGCTACGGTCGGTTTGTCGATTCTGGTATTGCTTTACCGGAATACGCGTTCTACAGATATTCGATTGTTTAATAAATTAAAAAACTAA
- a CDS encoding NADH-quinone oxidoreductase subunit I yields the protein MESLSNRKKVVSNKKMTFMEKLYFPAILGGMWITFKHLFKKHNTVKYPEVKREFAPVYRGQHVLKRDEQGRENCTACGLCAVACPAEAITMTSEERKKGEEHLYREEKYASTYEINMLRCIFCGLCEEACPKEAIFLTDRIVPTYFERNDFIYGKDKLVEPVDQRVDISKRQLTGKRPA from the coding sequence ATGGAAAGTTTATCAAATCGTAAAAAAGTTGTTTCGAACAAGAAGATGACCTTCATGGAGAAACTGTACTTCCCGGCAATTCTGGGAGGTATGTGGATCACCTTTAAGCATTTATTCAAGAAACACAATACCGTTAAATATCCGGAAGTAAAACGCGAGTTTGCTCCTGTGTATCGCGGACAGCACGTATTGAAGCGTGACGAACAGGGAAGAGAGAATTGTACTGCTTGCGGATTATGTGCAGTTGCATGTCCGGCAGAAGCAATTACCATGACTTCCGAAGAACGCAAAAAAGGCGAAGAGCACTTGTACCGCGAAGAAAAATATGCTTCCACGTATGAGATCAACATGCTGCGTTGCATTTTCTGTGGTTTGTGCGAAGAAGCATGTCCGAAAGAAGCAATTTTCCTGACAGATCGTATCGTTCCTACCTATTTTGAGCGCAACGATTTCATATATGGGAAAGATAAACTGGTAGAACCGGTTGATCAGCGTGTGGATATCAGTAAGAGACAATTAACCGGAAAAAGACCTGCGTAA
- the nuoH gene encoding NADH-quinone oxidoreductase subunit NuoH: MIIKLIIVVVLFAVTLGIAAYLTLMERKVAAWMQDRIGPDRAGPFGLLQPLADGGKMFFKEDFRPTNADKWLFIIGPGIAMFTSLITGAVIPWGPDLKLFGEQISLQVADVNIGILFIMGAVSIGVYGIMIGGWASNNKFALFGAIRASSQMISYELAMGVSVITIVMMTGSLSLREIVDQQHGFWHDGWFSWNVFKQPICFVVFLITALAECNRAPFDLPECESELIGGYHTEYGAMKLGFFLFAEYVNMFISCAVISALFFGGYNFPGMDHFSGNTLAILGTLVFFAKTFFFIFVFMWIRWTLPRFRYDQLMHIGWKKMIPIALINLLITGVVIAYTSGWFSKNKDNESASNAKVEQPLGVNTSFEKTKTGNSL; the protein is encoded by the coding sequence ATGATCATTAAATTAATCATAGTTGTTGTTTTATTCGCGGTTACGCTGGGAATTGCAGCTTATTTGACCCTGATGGAACGAAAAGTTGCTGCCTGGATGCAGGACCGTATCGGACCGGACAGAGCGGGACCATTCGGTTTGCTTCAACCGTTGGCTGACGGTGGAAAAATGTTCTTCAAGGAAGATTTCCGCCCAACGAACGCCGATAAGTGGTTGTTCATCATCGGGCCGGGAATTGCCATGTTTACTTCACTCATTACGGGTGCGGTCATTCCGTGGGGACCGGATCTGAAATTATTCGGTGAGCAGATTTCCCTGCAGGTGGCAGATGTAAACATCGGAATCCTCTTCATTATGGGAGCAGTTTCCATCGGAGTTTACGGAATCATGATCGGAGGCTGGGCTTCCAACAATAAATTTGCCTTGTTCGGAGCAATCCGTGCAAGTTCGCAAATGATCTCCTACGAATTGGCGATGGGAGTTTCCGTGATCACGATCGTGATGATGACCGGATCTTTGAGCCTGAGAGAGATCGTAGACCAACAGCACGGTTTCTGGCACGACGGATGGTTCTCCTGGAACGTATTCAAGCAGCCGATCTGTTTCGTGGTATTCTTAATTACTGCTTTGGCAGAATGTAACCGCGCTCCGTTCGACTTACCGGAATGTGAATCCGAGTTGATCGGTGGTTACCACACGGAATATGGTGCGATGAAATTAGGGTTCTTCTTATTTGCGGAATACGTAAACATGTTCATTTCCTGTGCAGTAATCTCCGCATTGTTCTTCGGAGGGTACAACTTCCCGGGAATGGATCATTTCTCCGGAAACACTTTGGCGATCCTGGGAACACTGGTTTTCTTCGCAAAAACGTTCTTCTTTATTTTCGTATTCATGTGGATCCGCTGGACATTGCCGCGTTTCCGTTACGATCAGTTGATGCACATCGGCTGGAAAAAAATGATTCCGATCGCATTGATCAACCTGTTGATCACAGGTGTTGTTATCGCTTACACTTCCGGATGGTTCTCCAAAAACAAGGACAACGAATCTGCAAGCAATGCGAAAGTAGAACAGCCTTTGGGTGTCAATACATCCTTTGAAAAGACGAAAACCGGAAATAGCTTATAA
- the nuoF gene encoding NADH-quinone oxidoreductase subunit NuoF, which produces MGRKLLLEHANVPGIETFEVYRRNGGYRSVEKALKTMSPQNVVEEVQASGLRGRGGAGFPTGMKWSFLAKPEGVPRYLLCNADESEPGTFKDRYLMEKIPHLLVEGMIVSSYALGCNQSYIYIRGEYMWVLEIVEKAIAEAYANGFLGKNILGSGYDLDLAIAPGGGAYICGEETALIESLEGKRGNPRIKPPFPAVKGLWGCPTVVNNVESIAAVVPIVNDGGAEYAKIGIGKSTGTKLISACGNLVKPGVYEIELGLSVEEFIYSDEWCGGIANGKKIKACVPGGSSVPILPANLITKTAEGTDRLMSYESLAEGGFATGSMLGSGGFIVFDEDQCIVRNTWNFARFYAHESCGQCSPCREGTGWMEKVLRRLEHGQGHMHDIDLLAEINKKIEGNTICPLGDAAAWPVAAAIRHFREEFEWHVTHPDEAVKRNFGIASNHMPLV; this is translated from the coding sequence ATGGGAAGAAAATTATTATTGGAACATGCAAACGTTCCCGGAATCGAAACTTTTGAAGTTTACCGCAGAAACGGAGGTTACCGTTCTGTAGAAAAAGCTTTGAAAACGATGTCGCCGCAAAATGTGGTGGAAGAAGTTCAGGCATCCGGACTGAGAGGTCGCGGAGGAGCAGGTTTCCCGACAGGAATGAAATGGTCTTTCCTGGCAAAGCCGGAAGGAGTTCCGCGTTACTTATTGTGTAATGCCGACGAATCTGAGCCGGGTACTTTCAAGGACCGTTACTTGATGGAGAAAATCCCGCATTTGCTGGTAGAAGGAATGATCGTTTCTTCCTATGCATTGGGATGTAACCAATCGTACATTTATATCCGCGGGGAATACATGTGGGTGTTGGAAATTGTGGAAAAAGCAATTGCCGAAGCATACGCAAACGGATTCCTGGGGAAAAATATCTTAGGTTCGGGATACGACCTGGATTTGGCTATTGCACCGGGAGGTGGAGCTTACATCTGTGGGGAGGAAACTGCCCTGATCGAATCCCTGGAAGGAAAACGCGGAAACCCGCGCATCAAACCGCCATTCCCTGCCGTAAAAGGATTGTGGGGATGTCCGACCGTAGTAAACAACGTAGAATCTATCGCAGCAGTTGTTCCGATCGTTAACGACGGAGGTGCTGAATACGCGAAAATCGGTATCGGGAAAAGTACCGGTACCAAATTGATCTCAGCTTGTGGAAACCTGGTAAAACCGGGGGTTTACGAAATCGAACTGGGATTATCCGTAGAAGAATTCATTTACTCCGACGAGTGGTGCGGAGGTATTGCAAACGGTAAGAAAATCAAGGCTTGCGTGCCGGGTGGTTCTTCCGTTCCGATCCTGCCTGCAAACCTGATTACCAAAACAGCTGAAGGAACAGACCGTTTGATGTCTTACGAAAGTTTGGCTGAAGGTGGTTTCGCAACCGGATCCATGTTGGGTTCAGGAGGTTTCATCGTGTTTGATGAAGATCAGTGTATCGTTCGGAATACCTGGAACTTCGCGCGTTTCTACGCCCATGAGTCTTGCGGACAATGTTCGCCTTGCCGTGAAGGAACCGGATGGATGGAGAAAGTACTTCGCCGTTTGGAGCACGGACAAGGTCACATGCACGACATTGACCTGTTGGCAGAGATCAACAAAAAAATAGAAGGAAATACGATTTGTCCGCTGGGTGATGCAGCAGCATGGCCGGTAGCAGCAGCAATCCGTCATTTTAGAGAAGAATTTGAATGGCACGTGACACATCCGGATGAAGCAGTAAAACGCAACTTCGGAATTGCGTCAAATCACATGCCTTTAGTATAA
- a CDS encoding 2Fe-2S iron-sulfur cluster-binding protein has product MVKVIIDDIEVEVEPGTTILNAARKIGGDVVPPAMCYYSKLQGSGGKCRTCLVEVAAGSAADPRPMPKLVASCSTPVMDGMVVKNKTSERVYDNRAAVTEFLLINHPLDCPICDQAGECHLQDLGFEHGKEGTRYEEKRRTFDPIDIGDKIKLHMNRCILCYRCVYTANQLTDQRVHGVLHRGDHAEISTYIEKAIDNDFSGNVIDVCPVGALTDKTFRFKSRVWFLKPMEASCECTKCAGKAVVWMFGDEIYRVTGRKDKYGEIEDIDGKTAWICNECRFDKKDKTKWNIEGPRVINRHSVISQNKYIVDERLETKKLN; this is encoded by the coding sequence ATGGTAAAAGTTATCATTGACGATATCGAAGTAGAAGTAGAACCGGGAACAACCATCCTGAATGCTGCTCGTAAGATCGGTGGAGATGTAGTTCCTCCTGCAATGTGCTATTACAGCAAACTGCAGGGAAGCGGTGGAAAATGCAGAACTTGTTTGGTGGAAGTAGCCGCAGGTTCAGCAGCAGATCCGCGCCCGATGCCCAAATTGGTTGCATCGTGTTCAACTCCGGTAATGGATGGAATGGTTGTAAAGAACAAAACTTCAGAGCGTGTATACGATAACCGTGCTGCAGTAACTGAGTTCTTGCTAATTAACCACCCGTTGGATTGTCCGATCTGTGACCAGGCCGGAGAATGTCACTTGCAGGATCTTGGATTCGAACACGGAAAAGAAGGAACACGTTACGAAGAGAAACGCAGAACGTTCGATCCGATCGATATCGGTGACAAGATTAAGCTGCACATGAACCGTTGTATCCTTTGCTACCGTTGTGTTTACACGGCAAACCAGTTGACGGATCAGCGTGTTCACGGGGTGTTGCACCGCGGAGATCATGCGGAGATTTCAACGTACATCGAAAAAGCAATCGATAATGACTTCTCGGGGAACGTCATCGACGTATGTCCGGTAGGAGCATTGACTGATAAAACATTCCGTTTCAAAAGCCGTGTGTGGTTCTTAAAACCGATGGAAGCTTCCTGTGAGTGTACGAAATGTGCCGGAAAAGCAGTTGTTTGGATGTTCGGAGACGAAATTTACCGCGTAACAGGCCGCAAGGACAAATACGGTGAGATCGAAGACATCGACGGGAAAACAGCATGGATTTGCAACGAGTGCCGCTTCGACAAGAAAGACAAGACCAAATGGAATATTGAAGGACCACGAGTGATCAATCGTCACTCCGTGATCTCTCAAAATAAATACATCGTTGACGAACGTCTTGAAACCAAAAAATTGAATTAA
- a CDS encoding NADH-quinone oxidoreductase subunit J, which yields MSLDIIFYILGGLTIGTALMVVLSKHPVRSVLYLVLTFFLISANYVLMNAQFIAIVNIIVYAGAIMVLFLFVLMLLNLNKENEPKHSPLMTIGAAIAGGGLFLVVVAAMREAILAAPMIDTNSHQVGLVENLGKVLFTKYVLPFEVSSVLFLAAMVGAVLLAKREKQTIE from the coding sequence ATGAGTTTGGATATTATATTTTACATCCTGGGCGGATTAACGATCGGAACAGCTTTGATGGTTGTTTTGAGTAAGCACCCGGTGAGAAGTGTATTGTACCTGGTACTTACTTTCTTCCTGATCTCTGCGAATTATGTATTGATGAACGCCCAGTTTATCGCCATTGTAAACATCATCGTTTATGCGGGGGCTATCATGGTACTATTCCTCTTCGTATTGATGTTACTGAACCTGAACAAGGAAAACGAACCGAAACACTCACCGTTGATGACCATCGGTGCGGCAATTGCCGGCGGAGGATTGTTTTTGGTGGTAGTTGCAGCTATGCGTGAGGCAATTCTTGCAGCTCCGATGATCGATACGAATTCGCATCAGGTGGGATTGGTTGAAAACCTGGGAAAAGTATTGTTTACGAAATACGTACTTCCTTTTGAGGTTTCTTCCGTGTTGTTCCTTGCAGCAATGGTGGGAGCAGTTCTTTTAGCAAAACGTGAAAAACAAACGATAGAGTAA
- a CDS encoding NADH-quinone oxidoreductase subunit N: MDALIIVFASGLISLFAAFAKKPWLVVGSAMAGLLAAIIVIIGQLQTGKAFFDFLTYEGLAFDQFALLFSLAICVLTLLIVGIGYERFKENPVHTGEYVGLLMFSATGAMIMTAYTDMFMFFLGLEILSIPIYVMAGSNKADVRSSEASLKYFLTGSFATGIFLFGLAWVYGATGTFKLAEIYMKVAEMDTLSPILMIGVLLIMASFIFKVGAAPFHFWSPDVYDGAPPAVTGFMASVVKIAAFYAFLKMFAICFGQGELFLFWKDALIVMIIITLFVGNLSALRQVKFKRLLAYSSITHVGYTLILFVSQVDYFFSSGFLWFYMFSYGFSIVGIIAVAIAVNDPEDRIDGLRGLGKRNPFLAIVAIVALLSLAGIPPTSGFFAKYVLFSAAWKSASWLVIIALINSAISIYYYLKVIVTIASPADQEQEKIKLSPLTIAVLTIALVGMLGFSFILPLLN; the protein is encoded by the coding sequence ATGGATGCATTAATAATTGTTTTTGCCAGTGGATTGATTTCCTTATTTGCTGCTTTTGCAAAGAAACCTTGGTTAGTTGTTGGATCTGCTATGGCAGGTTTGTTGGCTGCGATCATCGTTATTATCGGGCAACTTCAAACAGGAAAGGCATTTTTTGACTTCCTGACATACGAAGGATTGGCTTTTGACCAATTCGCATTGCTGTTCAGTCTGGCAATTTGCGTTTTGACTTTATTGATTGTCGGTATCGGATACGAGCGATTCAAAGAAAACCCGGTACATACGGGGGAATACGTCGGTTTATTGATGTTCTCCGCAACGGGAGCAATGATCATGACAGCTTACACAGACATGTTCATGTTCTTCCTGGGGTTGGAAATTCTTTCTATTCCGATTTATGTCATGGCGGGAAGTAACAAAGCGGATGTACGTTCTTCGGAAGCATCTTTGAAATATTTCCTGACAGGTTCATTCGCTACGGGAATTTTCTTATTCGGTTTGGCGTGGGTTTACGGTGCTACCGGAACCTTTAAATTGGCGGAAATCTACATGAAAGTAGCGGAAATGGACACTTTGAGCCCGATCCTGATGATTGGAGTCTTGTTGATCATGGCTTCGTTCATTTTCAAAGTAGGTGCAGCACCATTCCATTTCTGGAGTCCGGATGTATACGACGGAGCGCCACCGGCAGTAACCGGTTTCATGGCATCTGTGGTAAAAATCGCTGCATTCTATGCGTTCCTGAAAATGTTCGCAATCTGTTTCGGACAAGGCGAATTATTTCTATTCTGGAAAGATGCGCTGATCGTTATGATCATCATTACCTTGTTTGTCGGGAATTTATCTGCACTGCGCCAGGTGAAGTTCAAGCGCTTATTGGCTTACTCTTCCATTACGCATGTGGGTTACACACTGATCCTTTTCGTATCACAGGTTGATTATTTCTTCTCTTCAGGATTCCTGTGGTTCTACATGTTCTCTTATGGATTCTCTATCGTTGGAATTATCGCGGTTGCGATTGCTGTAAATGATCCGGAAGACCGCATCGACGGACTGAGAGGATTAGGAAAACGCAATCCGTTCCTGGCAATTGTTGCCATCGTAGCTTTGTTGTCATTGGCAGGAATTCCGCCTACATCCGGTTTCTTTGCTAAATACGTCTTGTTCTCTGCAGCATGGAAAAGTGCTTCCTGGTTGGTAATCATTGCTTTGATTAACTCAGCGATCAGTATTTACTACTACCTGAAAGTAATCGTAACGATTGCTTCTCCGGCAGACCAGGAACAAGAGAAGATCAAATTGTCACCTTTAACAATTGCGGTTTTGACCATTGCATTGGTTGGTATGCTGGGATTCAGCTTCATCCTTCCTTTGTTGAATTGA